The nucleotide window CATAAAATAattcaagggtaattttgtaaatataatttttaataatatccTGCCTCTTCAATCAGTCTACAGTTCCACCGCTTCCCTCCTCCACCGGTTCATTCTCGCTCGGTCCTTTCTGCTTCTGtcattctctctctaaaagATTCTGCCTTCTCTCTAAAAGTcgtctctctcctccttccgCCATACCCAAGCTTTTCTCTGTCGGTTTGCTTTCTTGATTTCTGCTTTTCCCTTTTGCTCCCTGCTGCAGATCAGCAGCTGCACTGCTGttcttcctctccttctccTTAGTTCTTCCACtccaaaaacttcattttaactTTTTCATACGGCAACGAAATCGCGCAAGGTCGGAGCCTATAGATTCGTATCAGAACctcttcctctccctctctctctctctctctctctctctctatagtACCAGTACATGTATAAACAGATGTATACATCCATAAACAAACATGCATATTCTCATTTGTTGGATGTATATGGACAGTCTGCGGATGTTTGACTAACAAAACAAAGCCAAGTTAACATttcttttgcaattttttaatttgtttctcTCAAATTGATAGTTTTTATTCATTTGGATACCGCCATGACAGCCCATGAAGCCTCTGTTTCGTCCTCCTCCAAGTCAAAACTTTGGAATTACGACTTGTTCTTGAGCTTCAGAGGTGAAGACACGCGCAACGGCTTCACAGGCCACCTGCACGCGGCATTTAAAGACAGGGGATACCAGGCTTATATGGATGAGGACGATCTAAAAAGAGGGGAAGAAATAAAAGAGGAACTGTTCCGGGAAATTGAAGGGTCGAGGATCTCCATCATCGTCTTCTCAAAGAGGTATGCGGATTCAAGTTGGTGCCTTGACGAGCTGGTGAAGATCATGGAGTGCAGATCCAAACTGGGGCGACATGTTTTGCCAATATTCTATCATGTTGATCCTTCACATGTCAGGAAGCAGGATGGAGTTTTAGCCAAAGCATTTCAGAAGCACAAAAAGAGCATCAGTAAAGTAAAAGATGGCACGAAACGTGAAGCTAAACGAGAAAGTGTAAAGCAGTGGAGAAAGGCTCTTACAGAAGCTGCAAACTTGTCTGGCCACCATATCACTGATAATGGGTAATCATTCAGCTGCTTTTcaagatttgaaattttttagtgaATGAGTTAAATCTCTCATATAATTAACATGTCTAATTGACATTTTACAGAAGCTAAACATTAATTAGCATGCTTAATTAATACACCTTAATTTCTCATATCAAACCAAACCGTAATTGGAGTTTAATTAATGAATGATTTTCGTTCTTTTATTCAAGTTGGTCACAAAATCACATACTAGCTAGTAGCTagttagtgtgtgtgtgtgtgtgtatatatcatTGAGTCCCGCTAATGTCAATTTTCAGGCGCGAAGCAGAGTTTATTAGAGAAATTGTTGACAAGATTATTACGGAATGGCTTCCGAGCACAAACGAACTAGATGTGGCCAAGTACCCGGTTGGAATCAATTCTCGCATTCATGATATTATCAGTCATCTTTCAAGTGGTGGATCAAATGTTCTCATGGTTGGAATTTGGGGTATGGGTGGATTGGGTAAAACAACAGCTGCCAAAGCTATTTATAACCAAATTCATCACATGTTCCAATTCAAAAGTTTCCTTCACGATGTTAGCAACACTGCAAATAAACATGATCTAGtttatttgcaaaaaaaaattatttctgacATCTTGAAAAAGGAGTTTGACATAAGCAGTGTTGCTGAAGGTATCAGTCGGATAAAAGATCAATTTTCACATAGAAGGGTACTTGTCATCATGGACAACATAGATGGAGTGGACCAACTGAATGCAATAGCTGGAAATCACAATTGGTTTGGTCCTGGAAGTAGAATTATCATAACGACACGAGATGAACATTTACTAAAGCAAGGGAAAGTGAATAAGACATATCTGGCCCAGGAATTGAATAAAGAAGAAGCTCTGGAGCTCTTGAGTTGGCATGCCTTTGAAAATCGACGGCCTAAAGAAGAAGGATATCTCGAACTCTCAAAAAAGGTTGTTTCTTACTGTGGAGGTTTGCCACTAGcccttgaagttttaggttctTTTTTGTTTACAAGACCCATAGAAGAGTGGCAAAGCCAATTGGACAAATTGAAAGGAACTCCTAAAggagaaataataaaacaactAAGAATAAGCTTCGAAGGGCTAGATAATACACAAAAGGCTATATTCCTGGACATATCTTGTTTCTTTATTAGAAAGGACAAGGACTATGTTGCAAAAGTATTAGATGGATGTGGATTTTCTGCAACAATAGGAATCAGTGTCCTTCGTGAACGATGCCTTGTAACCGTTGAGCAGAACAAGTTGAATATGCATGACTTGCTTCGAGAAATGGCCAGAGtaatcatttctgaaaaatccCCTGGTCACCCTGAAAAATGGAGTAGGTTGTGGGATGATCGAGATGTCATCAATGTGTTGACAAATAAATCTGTAAGTCTATTCCCAGTAAATTTTTGGATTAATCAATCGTACAAGAAAAGCATATATGTAATGTCTATTATACCTTTAACAAAATTCATTTGTAATTGGGGTTGCACAAGGAAAGCTTAAATAGCCAACAATAGTACTTGCATATATTCGCCGTAGGTGATTTTGCGTAATGAATTAATAATACTTGTAAACATATGCAAATGATCGGTTTCTTACACATGAATATTATAATCTTTTCTTAACAGGGAACTGAAGAAGTTGAAGGACTTGCTCTACATTTGCCTTATGGTTATGGCAATGCTAGTTTCAGT belongs to Malus sylvestris chromosome 17, drMalSylv7.2, whole genome shotgun sequence and includes:
- the LOC126610478 gene encoding disease resistance protein RPV1-like isoform X3 translates to MTAHEASVSSSSKSKLWNYDLFLSFRGEDTRNGFTGHLHAAFKDRGYQAYMDEDDLKRGEEIKEELFREIEGSRISIIVFSKRYADSSWCLDELVKIMECRSKLGRHVLPIFYHVDPSHVRKQDGVLAKAFQKHKKSISKVKDGTKREAKRESVKQWRKALTEAANLSGHHITDNGREAEFIREIVDKIITEWLPSTNELDVAKYPVGINSRIHDIISHLSSGGSNVLMVGIWGMGGLGKTTAAKAIYNQIHHMFQFKSFLHDVSNTANKHDLVYLQKKIISDILKKEFDISSVAEGISRIKDQFSHRRVLVIMDNIDGVDQLNAIAGNHNWFGPGSRIIITTRDEHLLKQGKVNKTYLAQELNKEEALELLSWHAFENRRPKEEGYLELSKKVVSYCGGLPLALEVLGSFLFTRPIEEWQSQLDKLKGTPKGEIIKQLRISFEGLDNTQKAIFLDISCFFIRKDKDYVAKVLDGCGFSATIGISVLRERCLVTVEQNKLNMHDLLREMARVIISEKSPGHPEKWSRLWDDRDVINVLTNKSGTEEVEGLALHLPYGYGNASFSTKAFANMKKLRLLQLNKVKLKGEYKHLPKELIWLSWEKCPLKSIPDDFFNQDKLVVLEMRLSKLVQVWEGSKSLRNLKTLDLSYSYSLQKSLDFSQVPNLEELILVLCESLSEIHPSIGHLKTLSLVNLEGCRKLISLPRDFYKLKSVETLLLNGCLKFIELHEDIGEMISLRTLEAKQTTIREVPPSIVRLKNLTRLSLSGLESIH
- the LOC126610478 gene encoding disease resistance protein RPV1-like isoform X2; protein product: MTAHEASVSSSSKSKLWNYDLFLSFRGEDTRNGFTGHLHAAFKDRGYQAYMDEDDLKRGEEIKEELFREIEGSRISIIVFSKRYADSSWCLDELVKIMECRSKLGRHVLPIFYHVDPSHVRKQDGVLAKAFQKHKKSISKVKDGTKREAKRESVKQWRKALTEAANLSGHHITDNGREAEFIREIVDKIITEWLPSTNELDVAKYPVGINSRIHDIISHLSSGGSNVLMVGIWGMGGLGKTTAAKAIYNQIHHMFQFKSFLHDVSNTANKHDLVYLQKKIISDILKKEFDISSVAEGISRIKDQFSHRRVLVIMDNIDGVDQLNAIAGNHNWFGPGSRIIITTRDEHLLKQGKVNKTYLAQELNKEEALELLSWHAFENRRPKEEGYLELSKKVVSYCGGLPLALEVLGSFLFTRPIEEWQSQLDKLKGTPKGEIIKQLRISFEGLDNTQKAIFLDISCFFIRKDKDYVAKVLDGCGFSATIGISVLRERCLVTVEQNKLNMHDLLREMARVIISEKSPGHPEKWSRLWDDRDVINVLTNKSGTEEVEGLALHLPYGYGNASFSTKAFANMKKLRLLQLNKVKLKGEYKHLPKELIWLSWEKCPLKSIPDDFFNQDKLVVLEMRLSKLVQVWEGSKSLRNLKTLDLSYSYSLQKSLDFSQVPNLEELILVLCESLSEIHPSIGHLKTLSLVNLEGCRKLISLPRDFYKLKSVETLLLNGCLKFIELHEDIGEMISLRTLEAKQTTIREVPPSIVGLKNLTRLSLDRSSCVELNGEYKCLPKELIWLRWFGCPLKSIPDDFFNQDKLVVVEMQFSQLVQVWEGSKSLHNLKTLDLSYSRSLQKSPNFSQVPNLEELILVWCKSLSEIHPSIGHLKRLSLVNLRDCKRLISLPRDFYKLKSVETLLLNGCSKFRELHEDIGEMTSLRTLEAEQTAIREVPPSIVGLKNLTFIS
- the LOC126610478 gene encoding disease resistance protein RPV1-like isoform X1, whose amino-acid sequence is MTAHEASVSSSSKSKLWNYDLFLSFRGEDTRNGFTGHLHAAFKDRGYQAYMDEDDLKRGEEIKEELFREIEGSRISIIVFSKRYADSSWCLDELVKIMECRSKLGRHVLPIFYHVDPSHVRKQDGVLAKAFQKHKKSISKVKDGTKREAKRESVKQWRKALTEAANLSGHHITDNGREAEFIREIVDKIITEWLPSTNELDVAKYPVGINSRIHDIISHLSSGGSNVLMVGIWGMGGLGKTTAAKAIYNQIHHMFQFKSFLHDVSNTANKHDLVYLQKKIISDILKKEFDISSVAEGISRIKDQFSHRRVLVIMDNIDGVDQLNAIAGNHNWFGPGSRIIITTRDEHLLKQGKVNKTYLAQELNKEEALELLSWHAFENRRPKEEGYLELSKKVVSYCGGLPLALEVLGSFLFTRPIEEWQSQLDKLKGTPKGEIIKQLRISFEGLDNTQKAIFLDISCFFIRKDKDYVAKVLDGCGFSATIGISVLRERCLVTVEQNKLNMHDLLREMARVIISEKSPGHPEKWSRLWDDRDVINVLTNKSGTEEVEGLALHLPYGYGNASFSTKAFANMKKLRLLQLNKVKLKGEYKHLPKELIWLSWEKCPLKSIPDDFFNQDKLVVLEMRLSKLVQVWEGSKSLRNLKTLDLSYSYSLQKSLDFSQVPNLEELILVLCESLSEIHPSIGHLKTLSLVNLEGCRKLISLPRDFYKLKSVETLLLNGCLKFIELHEDIGEMISLRTLEAKQTTIREVPPSIVGLKNLTRLSLDRSSCVELNGEYKCLPKELIWLRWFGCPLKSIPDDFFNQDKLVVVEMQFSQLVQVWEGSKSLHNLKTLDLSYSRSLQKSPNFSQVPNLEELILVWCKSLSEIHPSIGHLKRLSLVNLRDCKRLISLPRDFYKLKSVETLLLNGCSKFRELHEDIGEMTSLRTLEAEQTAIREVPPSIVRLKNLTRLSLSGLESIH